In a genomic window of Nodosilinea sp. E11:
- a CDS encoding DUF2997 domain-containing protein: METLEFIIYPDGRVKETVTGIVGASCAEVTAAIEAQLGTVVAQQTTSEYFAQHRHQTATETVAAQAAHSQW, from the coding sequence ATGGAAACCTTAGAGTTCATCATTTACCCCGATGGTCGGGTTAAAGAGACGGTAACGGGTATTGTGGGTGCCTCCTGCGCTGAGGTGACTGCTGCCATTGAGGCTCAGCTCGGTACCGTAGTAGCGCAACAAACGACCTCTGAGTATTTCGCTCAGCATCGTCACCAAACGGCTACCGAAACTGTGGCAGCTCAGGCGGCTCACAGTCAGTGGTAA
- a CDS encoding DUF1257 domain-containing protein produces MSHFSQIKTKIRNLDSLKLALSDLGTDWKAGPCDVRGYQGQTQTADLVISQENGYDIGFRRNPETNDYELVADLQYWRQPLTVEGFLSRVTQRYAYNTVMTETSRQGFQLAEEQVREDGSVRLVVQRWNG; encoded by the coding sequence ATGTCACACTTTAGCCAAATCAAAACTAAAATCCGCAATTTAGACTCTCTTAAGCTGGCTTTGAGCGACTTGGGCACCGACTGGAAGGCTGGCCCCTGCGATGTGCGAGGCTACCAAGGCCAGACGCAAACGGCTGACCTGGTGATTTCCCAAGAAAACGGCTATGACATTGGCTTTCGTCGCAACCCCGAAACCAATGACTATGAGCTGGTGGCCGACCTGCAATACTGGCGTCAGCCGCTCACAGTAGAAGGGTTTCTCAGCCGGGTGACCCAGCGCTACGCCTACAACACCGTGATGACTGAAACCTCTCGCCAAGGTTTTCAGCTAGCCGAAGAGCAAGTGCGTGAAGATGGTTCTGTGCGGCTGGTCGTGCAGCGTTGGAATGGCTAA
- a CDS encoding ferredoxin produces MTQFDEQTTGFEPELGGQLRQTDDRTGLEPELGGQLRQKGVYVDEITCIGCKHCAHVARNTFYIEPDHGRSRVYRQDGDSEELIQEAIDTCPVDCIHWMDYTELKQLERDRQHQVIPIAGFPVDKAMSAAQMRKAKRRSQRSQQS; encoded by the coding sequence ATGACACAGTTTGATGAACAAACCACAGGTTTTGAACCGGAGCTAGGCGGGCAACTGCGCCAAACGGACGATCGCACTGGCTTAGAACCTGAGTTGGGCGGTCAGCTGCGTCAAAAGGGCGTCTATGTTGATGAAATCACCTGCATTGGCTGTAAGCACTGCGCCCACGTTGCCCGCAATACCTTTTATATTGAGCCCGACCACGGCAGATCGCGGGTTTACCGCCAAGACGGCGACTCTGAAGAGCTGATTCAAGAGGCGATCGATACTTGCCCCGTCGATTGCATTCACTGGATGGACTATACCGAGCTCAAGCAGCTAGAGCGCGATCGCCAGCACCAGGTGATCCCCATTGCTGGTTTTCCGGTTGACAAGGCCATGTCAGCCGCGCAAATGCGCAAGGCCAAGCGACGCAGCCAGCGATCGCAGCAATCTTAA
- a CDS encoding DUF4335 domain-containing protein, with translation MAQIASVTSYEYTAGTCTLRLIGHLSPLSQVTGRPVLTRSRFSLQVHGLEDGADAEAARPAVLFEASGREPQFSTLTNLVQTYVQAHLSAQALSPGAALARGDSSLQPVGLMRHRLTLATPPAPPQVVELSTLQLSDLADTLEQADGTLQIIPDDALPKARPARPRLPLWLGSVAAVGIAAILGNQLLTTTPSPVVLNAPDSSDAIGGSTTQAPSPDRELPLDEATPFSEAVPEAALSSPSATGEALPTPTTTAPTTTSAPPGTSGQGSPKLSPQPATPTTPQPGTSPGVTPPPAASPQPEARVREPAASPDADFSAQQSTPASPETLRAAPDSPAAAITAAEPTATESSDLALALQRQWRPPANLAAPLRYTLTLAANGTVIDLVPLNEFSATYQNTPTLPQVNAVIPGITYGARIIVEVQFLPTGEVLVLPTEAPTP, from the coding sequence ATGGCCCAGATCGCCTCTGTCACCTCCTACGAATATACAGCGGGCACCTGCACCCTACGGCTGATAGGGCATCTGTCGCCCCTGAGTCAGGTAACCGGTCGTCCGGTGCTGACGCGATCGCGCTTTTCGCTTCAGGTGCATGGGCTAGAGGATGGAGCAGACGCTGAAGCAGCCCGGCCCGCCGTTCTGTTTGAAGCCAGTGGGCGAGAGCCACAGTTTTCGACCCTGACAAACTTGGTCCAAACTTACGTACAGGCTCATCTCAGCGCCCAAGCCCTTAGCCCTGGGGCCGCCCTGGCGCGGGGAGACAGTTCGCTCCAACCCGTGGGGCTAATGCGCCATCGCCTCACCCTAGCGACCCCCCCGGCCCCACCCCAGGTCGTCGAACTCTCGACCCTGCAACTGTCTGACCTGGCCGATACCCTAGAGCAGGCCGATGGCACGCTTCAAATCATCCCCGATGACGCCCTGCCCAAGGCGCGGCCTGCCCGCCCTCGGCTCCCCCTTTGGCTGGGCTCTGTGGCGGCGGTGGGCATTGCTGCCATATTAGGCAACCAGCTTTTGACCACTACCCCCAGCCCGGTCGTTCTAAATGCCCCAGACTCATCTGACGCGATCGGCGGCTCGACGACCCAGGCTCCTAGCCCCGATCGCGAACTGCCCCTAGACGAAGCCACACCCTTCTCTGAAGCGGTTCCTGAAGCGGCCTTATCTAGTCCCTCGGCTACTGGCGAGGCGCTGCCCACACCAACCACCACCGCCCCAACCACCACCTCTGCCCCACCGGGCACCTCAGGCCAGGGCAGCCCAAAACTTTCTCCCCAGCCCGCCACCCCGACAACCCCTCAGCCTGGTACGTCCCCAGGGGTCACACCACCCCCAGCCGCATCTCCCCAACCAGAGGCCCGAGTCAGAGAACCAGCAGCTAGCCCTGACGCTGATTTTTCAGCGCAGCAGTCGACCCCTGCCAGCCCTGAGACGCTGCGGGCTGCCCCCGATAGTCCAGCCGCCGCCATCACCGCCGCTGAGCCTACGGCCACCGAGTCATCAGACCTCGCTCTGGCGCTGCAACGACAGTGGCGACCGCCAGCCAACCTAGCCGCCCCCCTCCGCTATACCCTCACCCTGGCTGCCAATGGCACCGTGATTGACCTAGTGCCTCTCAATGAGTTCTCAGCCACCTACCAAAATACCCCGACCCTACCCCAGGTTAATGCCGTGATTCCGGGGATAACGTATGGGGCCAGAATCATCGTAGAGGTTCAGTTTTTACCCACTGGAGAGGTGCTGGTGCTGCCGACTGAAGCGCCTACTCCTTAA
- a CDS encoding DUF3038 domain-containing protein gives MEPSSLSASNSEPNPAQPSPTPRQLHSIKAQLDLVLLALEALTGLGSDAMLAAADKLGVSDLLSDRVNLWRLRQASPLRKGQGRKKLDIDEARALVLVCCQLAIAHRESIRQAVMRLEKALAQGQAPHRTAQLGDYLDAFSNAYQDRMEADQTATTDELTTLGLKLLVDLLFYSGTGGSRKLWLALLDRAET, from the coding sequence GTGGAACCGTCTTCCCTCAGTGCGTCAAACAGCGAGCCAAACCCAGCCCAGCCGTCGCCGACCCCACGACAGCTGCACAGCATCAAAGCCCAGCTCGACCTGGTGCTGCTGGCCCTAGAAGCCCTCACCGGCCTGGGGTCCGATGCCATGCTGGCGGCGGCAGACAAGCTGGGGGTGTCAGATCTGCTGAGCGATCGCGTCAATCTGTGGCGACTGCGGCAGGCCAGCCCCCTACGCAAAGGCCAGGGTCGCAAGAAGCTCGATATCGACGAGGCCCGCGCCCTGGTGTTGGTGTGTTGTCAGCTTGCGATCGCCCACCGTGAGAGCATTCGCCAGGCCGTCATGCGGCTAGAAAAAGCGCTGGCCCAGGGGCAAGCGCCCCACCGCACCGCCCAACTGGGCGACTACCTCGATGCCTTTAGCAACGCCTACCAAGACCGCATGGAAGCCGACCAAACCGCCACCACCGACGAACTCACCACTCTGGGGCTAAAGCTGCTGGTCGATCTGCTGTTTTACAGTGGAACGGGAGGCAGCCGCAAGCTCTGGCTGGCCCTGCTAGACCGAGCAGAGACGTGA
- a CDS encoding YqiA/YcfP family alpha/beta fold hydrolase, with protein sequence MPQYLYLHGFASSPQSAKAQAMKTRLAARGIPLIIPDLNQGDFAHLTLSRQIQQVSALILAQSEPTVLIGSSLGGLTAAWVAQQVSLTKHIEKLVLLAPAFDFLKQWLPRLGPDAIAAWRDQGTLSVYHYTEQRQIPLHYGFITDAQGYTDEDLRAKIPTLILHGTHDETIAIEASRAYAATRSWVHLVELPSDHALTDVEPEIWHHTQGFLRL encoded by the coding sequence ATGCCCCAATACCTCTACCTCCACGGTTTCGCCTCTAGCCCCCAGTCGGCCAAAGCCCAAGCCATGAAAACTCGCCTCGCCGCTCGGGGCATTCCCCTGATCATCCCCGACCTCAACCAGGGCGACTTTGCCCACCTCACCCTCAGCCGCCAGATTCAGCAGGTCAGCGCCCTCATCCTCGCCCAGAGCGAACCCACCGTACTGATCGGCTCCAGTCTGGGGGGCCTCACCGCCGCCTGGGTGGCCCAGCAGGTCAGCCTCACAAAACACATTGAGAAACTGGTGCTGCTGGCCCCGGCCTTTGACTTTCTCAAGCAGTGGCTGCCCCGCCTTGGCCCGGATGCGATCGCCGCCTGGCGCGACCAAGGCACCCTCTCGGTCTATCACTACACCGAGCAGCGCCAGATTCCCCTCCACTACGGGTTCATCACCGATGCCCAGGGCTACACAGACGAAGACCTGCGGGCCAAAATTCCCACTCTAATTCTCCACGGCACCCACGACGAGACCATAGCGATAGAGGCCAGCCGCGCCTACGCCGCTACCCGCTCCTGGGTACACCTGGTTGAACTCCCCAGCGATCACGCCTTAACGGATGTAGAGCCAGAGATTTGGCACCATACTCAAGGATTTTTACGACTCTGA
- the leuB gene encoding 3-isopropylmalate dehydrogenase, with translation MTSTYRITLLPGDGIGPEIMAVAVDVLKTVGSQMDLAFEFEEALIGGAAIDETGEPLPEATLKTCKASDAVLLAAIGGYKWDTLPRHQRPETGLLGLRSGLELFANLRPATILPQLIDASSLKREVVEGVDIMVVRELTGGIYFGSPKGVFETETGQKRGVNTMAYTDGEIDRIGKVAFETAQKRNGQLCSVDKANVLEVSQLWRDRITALSADYPDVTLTHMYVDNAAMQLIRWPKQFDTIVTGNLFGDILSDAAAMLTGSIGMLPSASLGASGPGVYEPVHGSAPDIAGQDKANPLAQVLSAAMMLRYALDQPAAADRIEQAVTTVLDQGYRTGDIMSETMTQVGCKAMGDALLRALA, from the coding sequence ATGACTTCGACTTATCGCATTACGCTGCTGCCCGGTGATGGTATTGGCCCTGAGATTATGGCAGTGGCGGTGGATGTGCTCAAAACTGTGGGCAGCCAGATGGATCTGGCCTTTGAGTTTGAGGAAGCGCTAATTGGCGGGGCGGCGATCGATGAAACTGGGGAGCCGCTGCCGGAGGCAACGCTGAAGACCTGCAAGGCCAGCGATGCGGTGCTGCTAGCCGCGATCGGCGGCTACAAGTGGGATACCTTGCCTCGGCACCAGCGGCCTGAGACCGGGTTGTTGGGCCTGCGATCGGGTCTAGAGCTGTTTGCCAACCTGCGACCGGCCACCATTCTGCCCCAGCTGATCGATGCGTCTTCCCTCAAGCGAGAGGTGGTAGAGGGTGTCGATATTATGGTGGTGCGAGAATTAACGGGCGGCATTTATTTTGGCTCTCCCAAGGGTGTGTTTGAGACCGAAACTGGTCAAAAGCGGGGGGTCAACACCATGGCCTACACCGATGGCGAAATCGATCGCATTGGCAAGGTCGCCTTTGAGACGGCCCAAAAGCGCAACGGCCAGCTGTGCTCGGTAGACAAGGCCAATGTGCTGGAGGTATCGCAGCTGTGGCGCGATCGCATCACTGCCCTCTCTGCCGACTACCCCGACGTCACCCTCACCCACATGTATGTCGACAATGCCGCCATGCAGCTAATTCGCTGGCCCAAGCAGTTCGACACCATCGTCACCGGCAATTTGTTTGGCGATATTTTGTCGGATGCGGCGGCCATGCTGACCGGCAGCATTGGCATGTTGCCCTCGGCTAGCCTGGGAGCCAGCGGGCCTGGGGTCTACGAACCGGTGCACGGGTCGGCCCCTGACATCGCTGGCCAAGACAAGGCCAACCCCCTGGCCCAGGTGCTGAGCGCCGCTATGATGCTGCGCTACGCCCTCGATCAGCCCGCCGCCGCCGATCGCATTGAGCAAGCCGTGACCACAGTTTTAGATCAGGGTTATCGAACTGGCGATATCATGTCTGAGACTATGACCCAGGTGGGTTGCAAAGCGATGGGCGACGCCCTGCTGCGCGCCCTGGCATAA